In Oncorhynchus mykiss isolate Arlee chromosome 19, USDA_OmykA_1.1, whole genome shotgun sequence, the sequence cttcTGCTTACTAGTccagtgctctaaccactaggctaccctgccgccccagggacatggattgtgtatgtgtggagggtgaatgggcaagacaaaatatttaagtgcctttgaatggggtatggtagtaggtgccaggcgcacaggtttgtgtcaagaactgcaatgctgctgggtttttcacgctcaacagtttcctgtgtgtatcaagattgatccaccacccaaaggacatccagacaacttgacaaaactgtgggaagcattggagtcaacttgGGCCAACATTCCTTTTGAATGCTTTCGATACCTTGTAGAgcccatgccccgacgaatttaGTTTGTTCTGAGGTCAAAATGGGAAGGGGGAGTTTATATTAGAAATGCGTttttaatgtttggtatactcagtgtacattgtCAAGAAAATGACTGCGTTAAACTCTTAAAATGTAAAAGATAAAAACAACAGCACCCAAACAGCACCCAAAAAGTAAACAACACTTCCACTGATGTATTTACCATTAACATGTACTGAGCTCAAACCAAGATAACTTCATGTAGGGTGACTTCACGTGAAGGTTGACCTCCCTGACATTTACCAACAGGCAATGGTAAAGTGCCCTACTAATAGTTTTGAAAGCCATGGCACTGTGGAAaatagcacagcacagcacagtcatCGAAAATCTATCCCGCCATGTCATCGAAAAACTAATGGAATATCTGTATTCTTTTAGTTTGAACCCATTTACAATCACGTGAGAGACAGACAACGTAAAATGTCAACAATATTGTTATGTTATCCGGAGTGTGTTTATTAGATATGCAATGGAAATTGGAACCATATCATTTGAATAAAGTGGTTTATTTTATACCTTAAGCAGATCTGAGCCAGTTATTACCTGTTCCACAGGGCCTTTTGCTGGCTAAAATTGCACGAGTTGGAGTGCTTTAAAAGAGCCTCATTCTCCTGATTTGTTTGCACATAAAACTTGTCACACAATTTCTTTGATGCCCAGATTGTTTTTATCACATCCTCTTTGAGTAATGCATAATGTTGAAAGGGAAATTAATGTGTGCAGGTGAAACAACAATGGAGAACACTACAATAAAACCGAAAAGGCCTGTGCTTGTAGGATATATTGACAGGAGATATGCTATTCAAAAGGTCAAGGTACTCCAGAGACCTATGGTGATCCTCAATATCAACACAGTGTGAagctttttaaaaacatttatttattggACACCAGCAGCATATCcacctgcatcccactgctggcttacctctgaagctaagcagggttggaaCTGGTTGGACCCTGGATGGGAAACCAGATTCTGCTGTAAGTTGCGTTGGAGGGCCACTTTTTCCTCtgttctaaaaaaatatcccaatgccccagggctgTGATTGGGAACATTGCTTTGTTTAGGGTGCTGTctttcctgactctctgtggtcactaaagatacCAAGAAAcgtattgtaagagtaggggtgttaacgccggtatcctggctaaattcctcatctggccctcataccatcatggccacctaatcattctcagcttccaattggctcattcatccaccctcctctccagTGAAACTATTCCCCAGGGCATTGCTGTAAATGAtagtgttctcagtcaatttacctgttAAAATAAGGGTAAACAATGTATTGTAATAGTGTTCAGATTAAGCAATGCACAACCTGAAGATGATGTTAGAAACTCCTTTAAAAGAAGCCTGGTGTTCACCACTCTTTACTTTCTGAGGATAGATGCTGCTCAGTGACATAGGTTGATCCTTCTCTATTAGATCAACACAAAAAAGTGACAGATGTACAGTAGTTGTTAATGAACCAAAGACCGTTTGCTCCTGCCCATTGGAGTTACAGCTAATTGTTTGTTATTGAGACCGAATCAATTTGTGTGTCCATTACAGTGCCAGTTAATTGTAGTTCAGACTGAATTAGTTTGTGTTGAACTGACTAAAATGGGCCATTTCACTGACGACCTCGTTGAAATCTAATAACCTCCTATTCACATCACAGAGAATACATGGCAGTTATGTTAATCTCTGCTGCTTCACAATGCAGAGTTCATCTCATCTTAATCAATATGAGATCATGATCCCTCTGTCACACGGCCCGCCCGAGTCCATTTGGGGGTTTTGCTTTGCGGGTGTTTTACTAATATATTTTCAAGGATTACAGATTATCTAAAAAAAACAAATGGAATACCATTGGGAttttataaaaataatctttttgTTTTTGTAATTCCACTCCCATTTATAAATGTATTTAGTTGTTTTTGTAAAACGCTCCACAATTAAGAATCAGCTACTAGCTAAACATCTTTTAAATCTCATATCGTGGCTACTGTAATTGCTTAGCAATTGAAACTTGTTTTGGTTGTTTAGTTTGTTGCCTTGCTTAGTTCAGGATGGTTAGGATGATTTTACAAACAAGTGGTTGAAAGCCTATAAAACATACTTTTGTGTTTGCATAGTGTGTGAACGTGATTGAGATGAATCTCCAtcgaaaaaatacaaaacatctCTGAACCTATACTATAAGTGTACTTGATGATTGAAATTAAATCCATTAGGGCCATTACGCATTTCACCACACATTTCATACACAAATCATGCACAAATAATTTGAAGGGATTGAATGGAACCTACCTGTACACAAGAGAGTCATCATAACTGCCATTGTACTGAATCTGGAACATGCGGATCCCAGGTATATTCCTCTGGAAGTTGAACTTGATGAGTGCTGTGGAGGATGTGGCCTCAGCGATGACCACTCTCTTATCCGGACTAGTTTTGGTGTCTCCAGTGTGGTTGCTGCCATTTGCCCCAGCCCTGGTGGACGTGGAGATGTCTGAAGAGCCAGGGTCAGGCTCCTGGATGTTGTTGGTGCTGTTGGAGATGTGTGGGAGTTTGATAATCAGCAGCTCAACAGTCTGATGTGCCTCACCCGCCGGGTTGGACGAGATGCAGGTGAAGGATCCTGTGTCCTTCACAGTGCTGATCAAAATGTCCAGGGTTCCATTCGTGTAGACCAACGTCCGGGAGGAGTTCGACACCAGCTTCCCCTCTGGAGAGATCCAGTGTATGGCAGGCTCAGGGTCCCCCCTGGCCTTGCACCTCAGGGCCACCCTTTGGCCCTCCAGCACCCTCATCTCATGGGAGTACcgggtgatgagaggaggttcACACAGGAACTCCTCCTCTGGGATGGACCAGAAATAGCGTCCAGAGAGGTGCTGCGGCGATGCGCATGTTTCCAGATCATCCTCTCGACTCAGGCGCCTCAACCACAGCAGCTCACAGTTGCAGTGCAGTGGGTTCCCGCCGAAGCTCAGTGCGAACGAGGAAGGGTTCATGATCCCAGACGTGGCCAAAACCTGGGCCCGCTGGAACAGAGGATCTGGAGGAAGCTTCTGTAACTTATTTGAGGTTACGTCCAAGCGGTTGAGCTTTTGCAGAAGAGAAAAGGTCTCCTCAGGAATGTAGTCGATCATGTTGTGGTCCAGGCTGAGGGTGTGGAGGCTTGTCATCCTCTGGATAGCCTCCCAGGGGATAGACTCCAAGTTGTTGTAGGACAGGTCGAGCTCCTCCAGGGCCAGCAGATCATTGAAAGCCCCCAGGTGGATCAACATCAGCTGGTTGTTGTTGAGGATCAGGTGGTGCAGCTTGGACATGCCGCTAAAGGTGTCGTTGGATATCCGGGTCAGACGGTTGCTGTTCACGTGCAAGGCGCGGAGGTTCTCCAGGTCAGAAAACGCGTGTGGCGTGATGAAGCTAATGGTATTCCTTGACAGGGTGAGGTCCTGCAACCTGGTCATGTTGGCAAAGTCTTTCCTCTTGATGCTGGTGACGAAGTTGTCTGCCAGCCGTAGCTCCACGGTGTGCCTGTCAATGTTCGGGGGGACAAAGAGGAGACCTTTTTTGGCACAGAGGGTTGCAAGATTGGGAGATAGTATTTGACAGACACAGCGCTTCGGACAGATCTGGGCCTTCACTGCCATTCCAAtaaccaacagacagaccagcagTTTTTCCATTGTAAGTCAGGTTCAAACACCTGCAACataagacagagaggagagaaaaatagaTAATTAATCATTTGAACTGGATTATGACATTCACCACCAGAAACTACACCAGCAGCAACACTAATATCTTGAGTAAAGACGCTCTGAGTTAAATTCCACCCCAGTCTTGAACACTTATCAGTTCCCAGTATAATGGGGCCATTTAGTAAGAAATACCCAGGGgtcaaaactggttgaaatgatgtCAGTACAACTAGAAACTGCTTACAATAAAGTCAATATGACGTAATTTCATGTCCCTCTGTGTatcctctgtgacttctaggaagattttaacccacttaattcAGACATCCAAGTAtccaagttttcaccatcattgcatagccctagttattttgttgctatGACAAAGTAATTTCAGAAGattattgtttatttcatgttATTAGTAATTCATTTTAAGGAGAAAAAGAACTCTTCCTCATTTTTGAGGTCAACCCTTTTATGTGAtctgaactctcattttaatatggtggggaatttttattttacaaaagaaacattgaatatctaatagtcaaatcatagtgtaaaagcaggtgagctagttttactctttttggccatgttctagtgttttgtggtggaaaactgagtgggTCAAGCATAACACCCAAAGAAATGTTTAAACAATCTCACattttttgtgaagcttgcattcaattgcccttCCCTGTtgtacacaacaagcttccattccccctgtcacaaggggatttatggatGATTTAAGGTGAGGTGTCAATCCTACTTCATTTGGCACTTAATAGTTCACTACTatagacatttttttatttaacctcttgaaatGAGAAAACGTTTTTTTCTTAAGTTGAACATGtgtatgacagaatgttaaaattagatACAACTTTTTTTTACCGCGTTACACtactcaaaaggcacctaatAGGTGGAACGACAGAGCTTTTTACTTTTAAACACATCCCTtgctgttctcctctcctccataccCAGAATGAGTCATGCCATCCCTGTGTTGGGTCACTTACTCCGCATTACAAGTGTGTGGGAGTGCAGAACAGAGGAGCTGTTTCATAATGCTTCAGCCTGAACTGCGGACTGCAGCAGACATATCTGACACGTGGGAAGATATCACCGCTGTAATTACACTGAGGAAAGTATGTAATGAGAAGATAAGTGTCTCGCTACTCactcagcctgcctgcctgcctggcttcACAGGAAGGATGATGGGCAAATTAAATAAAATCAATGTAATGAGGTTGAAAAAACCTGACAGGGAAATTTTATTTTGTGCTGTAAAGGGAATGTGATCATGTCGACATAACGGTCTATCATCATAGCCAGCCAGAGCATACATGACACGGAAACATGTT encodes:
- the LOC110497721 gene encoding leucine-rich repeat and fibronectin type-III domain-containing protein 5 — protein: MEKLLVCLLVIGMAVKAQICPKRCVCQILSPNLATLCAKKGLLFVPPNIDRHTVELRLADNFVTSIKRKDFANMTRLQDLTLSRNTISFITPHAFSDLENLRALHVNSNRLTRISNDTFSGMSKLHHLILNNNQLMLIHLGAFNDLLALEELDLSYNNLESIPWEAIQRMTSLHTLSLDHNMIDYIPEETFSLLQKLNRLDVTSNKLQKLPPDPLFQRAQVLATSGIMNPSSFALSFGGNPLHCNCELLWLRRLSREDDLETCASPQHLSGRYFWSIPEEEFLCEPPLITRYSHEMRVLEGQRVALRCKARGDPEPAIHWISPEGKLVSNSSRTLVYTNGTLDILISTVKDTGSFTCISSNPAGEAHQTVELLIIKLPHISNSTNNIQEPDPGSSDISTSTRAGANGSNHTGDTKTSPDKRVVIAEATSSTALIKFNFQRNIPGIRMFQIQYNGSYDDSLVYRMIPPTSKNFLVNNLAAGTSYDLCVLAIYDDGITSLTATRVVGCVQFTTESEYLRCHFMQSQFLGGTMIIIIGGIIVASVLVFIIILMIRYKVCNTSDSGKGTLVTNVHSQTNGAQSQGCTVNPSVSKQAMGGSGSEGGGGGGGSIKAAGHAPDTLTDSSETSLPDCSTATSLVSQSWNTPGSSGSLKPKRKPAPKPSATASVTPEPKIEALPNAETQNTNRNNSTALQHPPAPVFHSPLPYSRIKDTPILRRAHPRPSSKYLTLPVEGVRAKRRYSLNEDSSKHHCYIGVTKLGNMWSKRSKSMNGMLLQQENIDSGKATFSSSEWILESTV